In a genomic window of Silurus meridionalis isolate SWU-2019-XX chromosome 27, ASM1480568v1, whole genome shotgun sequence:
- the tbx1 gene encoding T-box transcription factor TBX1 isoform X2, which produces MDEGSPLSPKANAFSIDSLISAAGNATFAKHGSFTTMHYSTVTREMEAFTTSSLNSLNAPGSYHPHPHPHSHHPHPHHLSPSPGDPYSSQHEGHFESCPSAPQAACYPPYSGSDAAQGDPNTTSCSSSSSSSSSSSSSSTPNKSLVKKNPKVANISVQLEMKALWDEFNQLGTEMIVTKAGRRMFPTFQVKIFGMDPMADYMLLMDFLPVDDKRYRYAFHSSSWLVAGKADPATPGRVHYHPDSPAKGAQWMKQIVSFDKLKLTNNLLDDNGHIILNSMHRYQPRFHVVYVDPRKDSEKYAEENYKTFVFEETRFTAVTAYQNHRITQLKIASNPFAKGFRDCDPEDWPRNHRPGSLPIISAFARTRNPMSSPPLQNGSEKDDSRRDYDRDPNGTPIHADPAHQLMSRVLSPALPVPGGLHAVPLTSGPRSPPHELRIDGHQAADTLHHHPYKYPSTYEHYLGAKTRATPYPLPSIRGHTYPPHMNPATANMYSTGGAPPNYDYGPR; this is translated from the exons ATGGACGAAGGAAGTCCTCTTTCTCCAAAAGCAAACGCTTTCAGTATCGACTCTCTGATTTCTGCAGCAGGAAACGCGACTTTTGCCAAACACGGATCTTTTACTACCATGCACTACAGCACAGTGACCAGGGAAATGGAag CCTTCACCACGAGCAGCCTGAACAGCCTGAACGCGCCGGGCAGCtaccatcctcatcctcatcctcattcccaccatcctcatcctcaccaCCTCTCTCCTTCACCCGGGGATCCCTACAGCAGTCAGCATGAAGGCCACTTCGAGTCTTGCCCTTCTGCCCCACAGGCCGCTTGTTACCCTCCGTACTCGGGCTCCGACGCGGCACAGGGCGACCCGAACACCACGAGCTGCTCGTCTTCCTCCTCGTCTTCCTCTTCCTCGTCTTCGTCGTCAACGCCGAACAAGTCTCTGGTGAAGAAGAACCCCAAAGTGGCGAACATCAGCGTGCAGCTGGAAATGAAGGCGCTCTGGGACGAGTTTAATCAGCTTGGAACCGAGATGATCGTCACCAAGGCCGGCAG acgAATGTTTCCTACTTTCCAAGTGAAGATATTTGGGATGGATCCGATGGCTGACTACATGCTTTTAATGGATTTCCTACCAGTCGATGATAAACGCTATCG CTACGCGTTTCACAGCTCCTCGTGGCTGGTGGCCGGGAAAGCAGACCCCGCGACCCCGGGCCGAGTTCACTATCACCCCGATTCTCCTGCTAAAGGAGCTCAGTGGATGAAACAAATCGTCTCATTCGACAAACTTAAACTCACCAATAATCTATTAGATGATAACGGACAT ATCATCCTGAACTCCATGCACAGATATCAGCCCAGGTTTCACGTCGTCTACGTGGACCCACGCAAGGACAGCGAGAAGTACGCTGAAGAAAACTATAAGACGTTTGTTTTTGAGGAGACCCGATTCACTGCCGTCACCGCCTACCAGAACCACAGG ATAACGCAGCTAAAAATCGCCAGTAATCCATTTGCAAAGGGATTTCGAGACTGTGATCCTGAAGACTG GCCCAGGAATCACAGACCAGGCTCGCTGCCAATAATCAGTGCTTTTGCTCGTACAAGGAACCCAATGTCTTCTCCGCCTCTGCAGAATGGTTCAGAGAAAG ACGACAGCAGGAGAGATTACGACCGCGACCCCAATGGAACACCCATCCATGCCGATCCAGCGCACCAGCTGATGTCCCGTGTGCTGAGCCCCGCCTTGCCTGTCCCGGGTGGCCTCCATGCCGTGCCTCTGACCTCCGGACCTCGTAGTCCACCTCATGAACTGCGTATCGACGGGCACCAGGCTGCAGACACGCTGCACCATCACCCCTACAAATACCCCAGCACCTACGAACACTACCTAGGGGCAAAGACCAGGGCAACTCCATACCCTTTACCCAGCATCCGGGGTCACACTTACCCCCCTCACATGAACCCAGCCACGGCCAACATGTACTCAACCGGCGGTGCCCCACCGAATTATGACTACGGGCCGAGATAA
- the tbx1 gene encoding T-box transcription factor TBX1 isoform X1, with amino-acid sequence MDEGSPLSPKANAFSIDSLISAAGNATFAKHGSFTTMHYSTVTREMEAISSPWLTQLSHFCDVAAFTTSSLNSLNAPGSYHPHPHPHSHHPHPHHLSPSPGDPYSSQHEGHFESCPSAPQAACYPPYSGSDAAQGDPNTTSCSSSSSSSSSSSSSSTPNKSLVKKNPKVANISVQLEMKALWDEFNQLGTEMIVTKAGRRMFPTFQVKIFGMDPMADYMLLMDFLPVDDKRYRYAFHSSSWLVAGKADPATPGRVHYHPDSPAKGAQWMKQIVSFDKLKLTNNLLDDNGHIILNSMHRYQPRFHVVYVDPRKDSEKYAEENYKTFVFEETRFTAVTAYQNHRITQLKIASNPFAKGFRDCDPEDWPRNHRPGSLPIISAFARTRNPMSSPPLQNGSEKDDSRRDYDRDPNGTPIHADPAHQLMSRVLSPALPVPGGLHAVPLTSGPRSPPHELRIDGHQAADTLHHHPYKYPSTYEHYLGAKTRATPYPLPSIRGHTYPPHMNPATANMYSTGGAPPNYDYGPR; translated from the exons ATGGACGAAGGAAGTCCTCTTTCTCCAAAAGCAAACGCTTTCAGTATCGACTCTCTGATTTCTGCAGCAGGAAACGCGACTTTTGCCAAACACGGATCTTTTACTACCATGCACTACAGCACAGTGACCAGGGAAATGGAag CCATCTCGAGCCCGTGGCTGACGCAGCTCTCCCATTTTTGCGATGTTGCAGCCTTCACCACGAGCAGCCTGAACAGCCTGAACGCGCCGGGCAGCtaccatcctcatcctcatcctcattcccaccatcctcatcctcaccaCCTCTCTCCTTCACCCGGGGATCCCTACAGCAGTCAGCATGAAGGCCACTTCGAGTCTTGCCCTTCTGCCCCACAGGCCGCTTGTTACCCTCCGTACTCGGGCTCCGACGCGGCACAGGGCGACCCGAACACCACGAGCTGCTCGTCTTCCTCCTCGTCTTCCTCTTCCTCGTCTTCGTCGTCAACGCCGAACAAGTCTCTGGTGAAGAAGAACCCCAAAGTGGCGAACATCAGCGTGCAGCTGGAAATGAAGGCGCTCTGGGACGAGTTTAATCAGCTTGGAACCGAGATGATCGTCACCAAGGCCGGCAG acgAATGTTTCCTACTTTCCAAGTGAAGATATTTGGGATGGATCCGATGGCTGACTACATGCTTTTAATGGATTTCCTACCAGTCGATGATAAACGCTATCG CTACGCGTTTCACAGCTCCTCGTGGCTGGTGGCCGGGAAAGCAGACCCCGCGACCCCGGGCCGAGTTCACTATCACCCCGATTCTCCTGCTAAAGGAGCTCAGTGGATGAAACAAATCGTCTCATTCGACAAACTTAAACTCACCAATAATCTATTAGATGATAACGGACAT ATCATCCTGAACTCCATGCACAGATATCAGCCCAGGTTTCACGTCGTCTACGTGGACCCACGCAAGGACAGCGAGAAGTACGCTGAAGAAAACTATAAGACGTTTGTTTTTGAGGAGACCCGATTCACTGCCGTCACCGCCTACCAGAACCACAGG ATAACGCAGCTAAAAATCGCCAGTAATCCATTTGCAAAGGGATTTCGAGACTGTGATCCTGAAGACTG GCCCAGGAATCACAGACCAGGCTCGCTGCCAATAATCAGTGCTTTTGCTCGTACAAGGAACCCAATGTCTTCTCCGCCTCTGCAGAATGGTTCAGAGAAAG ACGACAGCAGGAGAGATTACGACCGCGACCCCAATGGAACACCCATCCATGCCGATCCAGCGCACCAGCTGATGTCCCGTGTGCTGAGCCCCGCCTTGCCTGTCCCGGGTGGCCTCCATGCCGTGCCTCTGACCTCCGGACCTCGTAGTCCACCTCATGAACTGCGTATCGACGGGCACCAGGCTGCAGACACGCTGCACCATCACCCCTACAAATACCCCAGCACCTACGAACACTACCTAGGGGCAAAGACCAGGGCAACTCCATACCCTTTACCCAGCATCCGGGGTCACACTTACCCCCCTCACATGAACCCAGCCACGGCCAACATGTACTCAACCGGCGGTGCCCCACCGAATTATGACTACGGGCCGAGATAA